The Oncorhynchus masou masou isolate Uvic2021 chromosome 6, UVic_Omas_1.1, whole genome shotgun sequence genome has a window encoding:
- the LOC135541612 gene encoding uncharacterized protein LOC135541612, which translates to MYFWKPSLRHPTSQIIPFRTQPYQAPAPTLPCQAPATFQPYQAPAPTLPCQAPATFQPYQAPAPTCQSPAPSNPTRPQHHPTLPGPSTNLPGPSTNLPGPSTNLPGPSIPTLPGPSTNLPGPSTIQPYQAPAPTCQAPAPTYQAPAPTCQAPATFQPYQAPAPTCQPQHHPTLPGPSTNQPGPSTNLPGPSTNLPGPSTNLPGPSTNLPGPSTNLPGPSNIPTPPGPSTNLALPGPSNIPALPGPSNIPALPGPSTNLPGHSTISALPGPSTNLPGPSTIPALPSMS; encoded by the coding sequence ATGTATTTCTGGAAACCGAGTTTGCGCCATCCTACGTCACAGATCATCCCATTCAGAACCCAACCCTAccaggccccagcaccaaccCTGCCCTGCCAGGCCCCAGCAACATTCCAACCCTAccaggccccagcaccaaccCTGCCCTGCCAGGCCCCAGCAACATTCCAACCCTAccaggccccagcaccaacctgCCAGTCCCCAGCACCATCCAACCCTACCAGGCCCCAGCATCATCCAACCCTAccaggccccagcaccaacctgccaggccccagcaccaacctaccaggccccagcaccaacctgCCAGGCCCCAGCATTCCAACCCTAccaggccccagcaccaacctgccaggccccagcaccaTCCAACCCTAccaggccccagcaccaacctgccaggccccagcaccaacctaccaggccccagcaccaacctgCCAGGCCCCAGCAACATTCCAACCCTAccaggccccagcaccaacctgCCAGCCCCAGCACCATCCAACCCTAccaggccccagcaccaaccagccaggccccagcaccaacctaccaggccccagcaccaacctgccaggccccagcaccaacctaccaggccccagcaccaacctgccaggccccagcaccaacctgCCAGGCCCCAGCAACATTCCAACCCCACCAGGTCCCAGCACCAACCTTGCCCTGCCAGGCCCCAGCAACATTCCAGCCCTACCAGGCCCCAGCAACATTCCAGCcctgccaggccccagcaccaacctgCCAGGCCACAGCACCATTTCAGCcctgccaggccccagcaccaacctgccaggccccagcaccaTTCCAGCCCTGCCGAGCATGAGTTGA